One genomic segment of Natrialbaceae archaeon AArc-T1-2 includes these proteins:
- the thrC gene encoding threonine synthase has protein sequence MSLRLSATTPETPTEATDGTWLECIECAESYAPFEDVRYTCDECNGLLEVRYDEPPTFDEFEGEGVWRYDAALPLESGVTTQEGATPLYEVPRLEESVGVEALRIKHEGMNPTGSFKDRGMTVGVAVARKLGVDRLACASTGNTSAALAAYGSRADMETLVLLPAGKVAAGKVAQASLHGARILEVDGNFDACLDVVQELAERGEAYLLNSLNPFRLEGQKTIGLEILEGFQADYGVWPDRIVLPVGNAGNTAALYKAFRELVQADELEPEDVPKLTGVQAEGAAPMVEAIENDADEVRRWEEVETRATAIRIGNPVNAPKALPGIRETGGTAVSVTDGEITEAQRDLATEGVGVEPASAASVAGLRKLRTEGVVGDDERVACLTTGHLLKDPDAAAAAGNDPEPVPADTKGVLEHLEN, from the coding sequence ATGAGTCTTCGTCTATCCGCGACGACGCCGGAGACGCCGACCGAGGCGACCGACGGCACCTGGCTCGAGTGTATCGAGTGTGCCGAGAGCTACGCCCCCTTCGAGGACGTCCGCTACACCTGCGACGAGTGCAACGGCCTGCTCGAGGTCCGCTACGACGAGCCCCCGACGTTCGACGAGTTCGAGGGCGAGGGCGTCTGGCGCTACGACGCGGCCCTGCCACTCGAGTCCGGCGTGACGACCCAGGAGGGTGCGACGCCGCTTTACGAGGTCCCTCGCCTCGAGGAATCGGTCGGCGTCGAGGCCCTGCGGATCAAACACGAGGGGATGAACCCAACGGGGTCGTTCAAAGACCGCGGGATGACCGTCGGCGTCGCCGTCGCTCGTAAACTCGGCGTCGACCGGCTGGCCTGTGCCTCGACGGGCAACACGAGTGCCGCGCTCGCGGCGTACGGTTCCCGGGCCGACATGGAGACGCTCGTCCTCTTGCCCGCCGGGAAAGTCGCCGCCGGGAAGGTCGCCCAGGCGAGTCTCCACGGCGCTCGCATCTTGGAGGTCGACGGCAACTTCGACGCCTGTCTCGACGTCGTCCAGGAACTCGCCGAACGCGGCGAGGCTTACCTGCTGAACTCGCTGAATCCGTTCCGGCTCGAGGGCCAGAAGACGATCGGGCTGGAGATCCTCGAGGGGTTCCAGGCCGACTACGGCGTTTGGCCCGACCGAATCGTCCTCCCGGTCGGCAACGCCGGCAACACGGCGGCGCTGTACAAGGCCTTTCGCGAACTCGTCCAGGCAGACGAACTCGAACCCGAGGACGTACCTAAACTCACGGGCGTCCAGGCCGAGGGCGCAGCGCCGATGGTCGAAGCGATCGAGAACGACGCCGACGAGGTCCGTCGCTGGGAGGAGGTCGAAACCCGCGCAACCGCGATCCGAATCGGCAACCCCGTGAACGCGCCGAAAGCGCTGCCGGGCATCCGCGAGACCGGCGGCACCGCAGTCAGCGTCACGGACGGGGAGATCACCGAAGCCCAGCGCGACCTCGCCACGGAAGGCGTCGGCGTCGAACCCGCCTCTGCCGCCTCGGTCGCCGGGCTCCGGAAACTCCGCACCGAGGGCGTCGTCGGCGACGACGAACGCGTCGCCTGCCTGACGACGGGCCACCTGCTGAAAGACCCCGACGCCGCCGCCGCGGCCGGCAACGATCCCGAGCCCGTGCCCGCTGATACGAAAGGCGTGCTCGAGCACCTCGAGAACTGA
- a CDS encoding transcription initiation factor IIB, whose amino-acid sequence MSEPDTIPVCAECGGRLRTLATETVCEECGLVTARDTIDRGPEWRTFDDEDEDRKRTGAPLTRSRHDRGLSTEIGYGSAVRLTGRKRRQLARMRREHDRARIPSTADSNRVCGFTEIRRVVSQLSLPIDVREQACALFESAQSADLLRGRSIEGFAAAAIYAICRTLSIARTVDEIVAIARADEGELVAAYDALNRELGLPTGPIDPAEYLARYASKLELETAVERRAREHVAALRDAERIGGKNPSGVAAACLYAAAGDDDATRTVTQADAAAVADVAPVTIRSTVDDLRSLF is encoded by the coding sequence ATGAGCGAACCTGATACGATTCCTGTCTGTGCCGAGTGCGGCGGGCGCTTGCGGACGCTGGCGACCGAAACCGTCTGCGAGGAGTGTGGACTCGTCACCGCGAGGGATACGATCGATCGCGGTCCCGAGTGGCGGACGTTCGACGACGAAGACGAAGACCGGAAGCGAACCGGCGCGCCGCTGACTCGATCGCGTCACGATCGTGGACTTTCGACGGAGATCGGGTACGGATCAGCGGTGCGACTCACCGGTCGCAAGCGCCGCCAGCTCGCGCGAATGCGCCGAGAGCACGACCGTGCGCGGATCCCCTCGACAGCCGACTCGAACAGAGTGTGTGGCTTCACCGAGATCCGGCGCGTCGTCTCGCAACTGTCGTTGCCGATCGACGTGCGGGAGCAAGCCTGTGCGCTGTTCGAGTCCGCTCAGTCTGCGGATCTACTCCGTGGTCGCTCCATCGAAGGCTTTGCCGCCGCGGCGATCTATGCGATCTGTCGAACGCTCTCGATCGCCCGAACGGTCGACGAGATCGTCGCCATCGCACGGGCAGACGAGGGCGAGCTCGTGGCTGCGTACGATGCGCTCAACCGTGAGCTCGGGTTGCCGACGGGCCCGATCGATCCCGCCGAGTACCTCGCTCGGTACGCGTCGAAACTCGAACTCGAGACGGCCGTCGAACGCCGCGCACGCGAACACGTGGCGGCGCTTCGCGACGCCGAACGTATCGGCGGCAAGAACCCAAGCGGCGTCGCCGCGGCCTGTCTCTACGCCGCTGCCGGCGACGACGACGCGACACGAACCGTCACGCAGGCCGACGCGGCGGCCGTCGCCGACGTCGCTCCGGTGACGATTCGATCGACCGTCGACGATCTCCGGAGTCTCTTCTGA
- a CDS encoding LAGLIDADG family homing endonuclease, with protein MAQAGTSELVDAFEQFFRSYYDNGIKQLAQRYPTEQRSLYVDWQDLYRYDPDLADDYLNKPEQLQRYAEEALRLYDLPIDVSLGQAHVRVRNLPETESPEIRDIRARHMNQLVEVRGIVRKATDVRPKIEEAAFECQLCGTLNRVPQSTGDFQEPHECQGCERQGPFQVNFDQSEFVDAQKLRIQESPEGLRGGETPQSIDVHVEDDITGEVTPGDHVSATGVLRLEQQTNQGEKSPIFDFYMEGVAVEIEEEQFEDMDITDEDKAEIVRLSESSDIYEQMIGSVAPSIYGYDQEKLAMILQLFSGVTKQLPDGSRIRGDLHMLLIGDPGTGKSQMLGYIQNIAPRSVYTSGKGSSSAGLCVTGDTLVHTENGFAEIRNVVERRLPEPVDAETAVEDEIELYTFDRDGGTLETASTSHVWRMPPKQCRRIETARGKELEASRNTPVLTCGNDGLEWKPIADVEAGEYVAAPRYDGVDRSTPPIEDYFEFTNEKLKLDDESVALIRRRLCEEFGTLRDAAAALDLTEDFLYDTVPNRHVPLDRLGRILEAIDVDLEELSIDRAMLRHGDSVRIPDEFDEDLCYLLGLVFGDGDIMLSRRGENRGHVRISNGDEAILERAVDIFDETFDKRPVIEYQDDRVPCIRVHSATIARFVSNVGMETPKAHLELDPALATAEHADAFLRGLMDADGSVSARTNGGSSIHLSTISETFARQVQLMLETYGVRARVRERDRRGVSVLENGYEIESNHVQYHLECYGTDIDRFADAIGFGCPTKQAALERVVGDAKRRGETIPVGSVLTAVDAAGGEYYMNFNRGDNPGRERARRMLEDRDLGDAESIVEEAVEADLRWDEVVAAVDTGEKEVFDLTVPETHNFLANGVVTHNTAAAVRDDFGDGQQWTLEAGALVLADQGIAAVDELDKMRCVTGDSTVSTSGGEVEIRELAHDAIAEGTVEELENGRTIRDVDRSVRTMADDGTIVERPVTAIHQYDAPSELVEVVTEDGNWVRSTPDHPFFVHENGDVTERAAADLEPGDETLAPCNQSTVVTDGGAVLVESSADSGLRDVEPREITDVRRIDGDTFEFVYDLTVEGTHNFVANGMVVHNSEDRSAMHEALEQQKISVSKAGINATLQSRCSLLGAANPKYGRFDQYEPIGEQIDLEPALISRFDLIFTVTDQPDEEKDRDLAEHILTTNYAGELTTQREEMPSLEVSAEEIEEMTDQVDPVIDAELLRKYVAYAKQNCHPRMTEEAREAIRDFYVDLRAKGTDEDAPVPVTARKLEALVRLSEASARVRLSDTVEQADAERVIEIVRSCLQDIGVDPETGEFDADIVEAGTSKSQRDRIKNLKQLISDVEEEYDDGAPTDVVLERADEVGLDRSKAEHEIEKLKQKGEVYEPSTDTLRTT; from the coding sequence CCGAACAGCGCTCGCTGTACGTCGACTGGCAGGACCTCTATCGGTACGATCCCGACCTCGCCGACGACTATCTCAACAAACCCGAGCAGCTCCAGCGCTACGCCGAGGAAGCGCTCCGGCTGTACGACTTACCGATCGACGTGAGCCTCGGTCAGGCACACGTCCGCGTGCGGAACCTCCCCGAGACGGAGTCGCCCGAGATTCGGGACATCCGCGCGCGCCACATGAACCAGCTCGTCGAGGTCCGGGGGATCGTCCGCAAGGCCACCGACGTCCGCCCAAAAATCGAGGAAGCAGCCTTCGAATGCCAGCTCTGTGGCACCCTGAACCGTGTTCCCCAGTCGACCGGTGACTTCCAGGAGCCTCACGAGTGCCAGGGCTGTGAACGCCAGGGACCATTCCAGGTCAACTTCGACCAGTCCGAGTTCGTCGACGCCCAGAAGCTTCGCATCCAAGAAAGTCCCGAAGGGCTTAGAGGCGGGGAGACCCCCCAGTCGATCGACGTCCACGTCGAAGACGATATCACCGGGGAGGTCACCCCTGGCGACCACGTCTCCGCGACCGGCGTCTTGCGACTCGAGCAACAGACCAACCAGGGCGAGAAGTCGCCCATCTTCGATTTCTACATGGAGGGGGTCGCGGTCGAGATCGAAGAAGAGCAGTTCGAGGACATGGACATCACCGACGAGGACAAAGCGGAGATCGTCCGCCTCTCGGAGTCGTCGGACATCTACGAGCAGATGATCGGCTCCGTCGCGCCCTCGATCTACGGCTACGACCAGGAGAAGCTCGCGATGATCCTGCAGCTGTTCTCGGGTGTGACGAAGCAGTTACCCGACGGCTCGCGGATTCGCGGGGACCTGCACATGCTGCTGATCGGGGATCCGGGTACGGGCAAGTCGCAGATGCTGGGCTACATCCAGAACATCGCGCCCAGGTCCGTCTACACCTCTGGGAAGGGCTCGTCCTCGGCCGGTCTCTGTGTCACGGGTGACACCCTGGTCCACACGGAGAACGGGTTCGCGGAGATCCGGAACGTCGTCGAACGACGGCTCCCGGAACCGGTCGACGCCGAAACCGCCGTCGAGGACGAGATCGAACTCTACACGTTCGATCGCGACGGCGGAACGCTCGAGACCGCATCGACGTCACACGTCTGGCGAATGCCGCCGAAGCAGTGTCGCCGTATCGAGACGGCACGCGGCAAGGAACTCGAGGCCTCGCGAAACACGCCGGTCCTGACATGTGGCAACGACGGCCTCGAGTGGAAACCGATCGCTGACGTCGAGGCCGGCGAGTACGTCGCAGCCCCCAGATACGACGGGGTCGACCGATCGACGCCTCCGATCGAGGACTACTTCGAGTTCACGAACGAGAAGCTGAAACTCGACGACGAGTCGGTCGCCCTGATTCGCCGGCGGTTGTGCGAGGAGTTCGGGACGCTCCGGGACGCGGCGGCCGCACTCGATCTCACCGAGGATTTCCTCTATGACACGGTTCCGAACCGGCACGTCCCGCTGGATCGACTCGGACGAATACTCGAGGCGATCGACGTCGACCTCGAGGAGCTGTCGATCGACCGGGCGATGCTCCGACACGGCGACAGCGTTCGCATCCCTGACGAGTTCGATGAGGACCTGTGTTACCTGCTCGGACTCGTCTTCGGTGACGGCGATATTATGCTTTCCCGGCGCGGGGAGAATCGCGGTCACGTCCGGATCTCGAACGGCGACGAGGCGATCCTGGAGCGCGCCGTCGACATTTTCGACGAGACGTTCGACAAGCGCCCCGTGATCGAGTACCAGGACGACAGGGTCCCGTGTATCCGGGTCCACAGCGCCACGATCGCCAGGTTCGTCTCCAACGTCGGGATGGAGACGCCGAAAGCCCACCTCGAACTCGATCCGGCACTGGCGACCGCGGAACACGCCGACGCGTTCCTTCGTGGCCTGATGGATGCCGACGGCTCCGTCTCGGCACGGACGAACGGCGGCTCGAGCATCCACCTCTCGACGATCAGCGAGACGTTCGCCCGGCAGGTACAGCTCATGCTCGAGACCTACGGCGTCCGCGCTCGCGTCCGCGAACGCGACCGGCGTGGCGTCTCCGTCCTCGAGAACGGGTACGAGATCGAGTCGAACCACGTCCAGTACCACCTCGAATGCTACGGGACGGACATCGATCGGTTCGCGGACGCGATCGGGTTCGGCTGTCCGACGAAGCAGGCCGCGCTCGAGCGCGTCGTCGGCGACGCAAAGCGGCGCGGCGAGACGATTCCGGTCGGGAGCGTTCTGACCGCCGTCGACGCTGCGGGAGGCGAATACTACATGAACTTCAATCGGGGTGACAACCCCGGTCGGGAGCGAGCCCGCCGAATGCTCGAGGATCGGGACCTTGGCGACGCCGAGTCGATCGTCGAGGAAGCGGTCGAGGCCGACCTCCGCTGGGACGAGGTCGTCGCGGCGGTCGATACCGGTGAGAAAGAGGTGTTCGACCTCACCGTTCCGGAGACGCACAACTTCCTCGCGAACGGGGTCGTCACGCACAACACGGCCGCGGCCGTTCGCGACGACTTCGGCGACGGCCAGCAGTGGACCTTAGAGGCCGGCGCGCTGGTGCTCGCCGACCAGGGGATCGCCGCAGTCGACGAGCTCGATAAGATGCGGTGTGTCACCGGCGATTCGACCGTCTCGACATCCGGTGGAGAGGTGGAAATCCGCGAACTGGCCCACGACGCGATAGCCGAGGGAACCGTTGAAGAGCTCGAGAACGGGCGAACAATTCGCGACGTGGACCGCTCCGTTCGCACGATGGCTGACGACGGAACGATCGTCGAACGCCCGGTGACCGCCATCCACCAGTACGACGCGCCGTCGGAACTGGTCGAGGTCGTCACGGAAGACGGGAACTGGGTTCGGTCGACACCCGATCATCCGTTTTTCGTTCACGAGAACGGGGACGTCACCGAGCGGGCCGCGGCGGACCTCGAGCCAGGAGACGAGACGCTCGCGCCCTGCAACCAGTCCACCGTTGTGACCGATGGTGGTGCCGTACTCGTCGAATCGTCCGCGGACTCGGGTCTTCGTGACGTCGAACCGCGAGAGATCACCGACGTTCGCCGGATCGACGGCGACACGTTCGAGTTCGTCTACGACCTCACTGTCGAGGGCACGCACAACTTCGTCGCGAACGGGATGGTCGTCCACAACTCCGAGGACCGCAGTGCCATGCACGAAGCGCTCGAGCAACAGAAGATTTCGGTCTCGAAAGCTGGCATCAACGCGACGCTGCAGTCGCGCTGTTCGCTGCTGGGCGCGGCAAACCCCAAGTACGGCCGGTTCGACCAGTACGAGCCCATCGGCGAGCAGATCGACCTCGAGCCGGCGTTGATCTCGCGGTTCGACCTGATCTTTACGGTCACCGACCAGCCCGACGAGGAGAAAGATCGCGACCTCGCAGAGCACATTCTGACGACGAACTACGCGGGCGAGTTGACGACCCAGCGCGAGGAGATGCCCTCGCTCGAGGTCTCCGCCGAGGAGATCGAGGAGATGACCGACCAGGTCGATCCGGTGATCGACGCCGAACTGTTGCGCAAGTACGTCGCCTACGCGAAACAGAACTGTCACCCGCGGATGACCGAGGAGGCCCGGGAGGCGATCCGGGACTTCTACGTCGACCTGCGTGCGAAAGGCACCGACGAGGACGCGCCGGTGCCGGTCACGGCCCGGAAACTCGAGGCGCTGGTTCGGCTCTCCGAGGCCAGCGCCCGGGTGCGGCTGTCGGATACGGTCGAGCAAGCCGACGCCGAACGAGTGATCGAGATCGTCCGGTCGTGTCTCCAGGACATCGGCGTCGACCCCGAGACGGGCGAGTTCGACGCCGACATCGTCGAGGCCGGGACCTCCAAATCCCAGCGCGATCGGATCAAGAACCTCAAACAGCTCATCAGCGACGTCGAGGAGGAGTACGACGACGGCGCGCCGACCGACGTGGTGCTCGAGCGAGCCGACGAGGTCGGTCTGGACCGCTCGAAAGCCGAACACGAGATCGAGAAGCTCAAACAGAAAGGCGAGGTGTACGAGCCGAGCACGGATACGCTGCGGACGACCTGA